AGTGGATGGAGAACACACAGGAAGAAATGGGACACCACTAGTCAATCAGCATATCAGGGCTGGTAAGATCATACAAATACAGCATAATATATACATAACCCAATCAGGGTATATAGTACGTATGACCAGCCGAGGCTATCAGAACAGAGTAAAAATCAGATACAGTACATAGATGTATAAAGTGCAAAGGGCAAAGATTACAAAATACATAGATTTTGCATACGGGTCTACTAAAGAGCCATAAAATAAGTACCTGAGTGGTGAACCAGAgagccccaacgcacgtttcgcgtaagcTTCTTCAGGGGGGAGGAGTGTgtaatacaggagatgtagcgcaggtaatgtcgctgtcaccagcggcgaaaaaaattacactgaatgttacagatatttaggatgcacaaacgttatacagatgtagcgcaggtaatgctgctgtcaccagccgcCAAACAATGtcccagatatttaggatgcgcaaatgtaacacaacagatgtagcagaggttgtgtcactgtcagcagcggccaaacatttgcacgcaatttagcacaggttgcactaataatatacactcacctaaagaattattaggaacaccatactaatacggtgttggacccccttttgccttcagaactgccttaattctacgtggcattgattcaacaaggtgatgGGATAgggtagcatcttgcagttgatggagatttgagggatgcacatccagggcacgaagctcccgttccaccacatcccaaagatgctccatTTGGtttagatctggtgactgtggggccattttagtacagtgaactcattgtcatgttcaagaaaccatttttccagtcttcaacagtccaattttggtaaactcgtgcaaattgtagcctctttttcctatttgtagtggagatgagtggtacccggtggggtcttctgctgttgtagcccatccgcctcaaggttgtgcgtgttgtggcttcacaaatgctttgctgcagacctcggttgtaacgagtggttatttcagtcaacgttgctcttctctcctctgacctctagcatcaacaagacattttcgcccacaggactgccgcatactggatgtttttcccttttcataccattctttgtaaaccctagaaatggttgtgcgtgaaaatcccagtaactgagcagattgtgaaatactcagaccggcccatctggcaccaacaaccatgccacgctcaaaatcacctttctttcccattctgacattcagtttggagttcaggagattgtcttgaccaggaccacaaccctacatgcattgaagcaactgccatgtgattggttgactagagaatcgcattaatgagaaatagaacaggtgttcctaataattctttaagtgagtgtatattgcagccagataaaacaatagtccttaaaattacttttgggtctctaacacctttcaacactaaaccctacctaaaaaaaaaaaaaaatcctgtcccTGCGCTATATGTTCCTTGTGCTGCAGCTTGctctaagactgagccaaaccacgTATCATCGGGTGCGAAGCGTTCCGGAAAGCCAAtccctgtaatgccagtaaccaacatggctacagcattacagtgagcgcCAATACttccctgcatgtttattggctgagtagctgctctgccttctttttacaTTACTCCTCCTCAGCCTCTTCCTTGGCCCGCCCCGCAAATCCCTTGCATCATCCACAGGACCGGACGATATTGTGCGCAGTGTCGGCCTCCTGTTTGCTTCTAGACCGCCCCCTAGTCACTGGTTTCACTCCGGTATGCCGGCGGTGCACTGCACACACGAGGGATATTGGCCGGTCCTATGGATGACGCAAGGGACTTGCAGGGCGGGCCAAGGAAGAAGCTGGGGAGGAGTAAtgtaaaaagaaggcagagcagcctgggctccaacacaccgaatgccgcccctgggcacttgcgacccctcatttacatatggattaaactgcgtttttcctgctggtgtaagtcagaagaaaattacaaaggtaccatttgaatcatggatagatgtgctagagagccatgtaagtggtgtataacgtcatattttggtgacagactccctttaagttataCAGAAGACAAGATTAGGCAGCAGGTCCCACAATGAAGCTCCACATCTCTCACATGTCTTACAATCTGAACATTACAATGGCTTCTTTTGTaagtgaattctctgatgtttagcaAGACTTGATTTCTGAATAAACGACTTCCCACTTTTATAACGTGAAAATGTCTTCTcttctgtgtgagttctctgatgtgtaacaagatttcCTTTTTGACTAAAGCAGTTTCCACATtcaagacatgaaaatggcttctctcctaagTGGGTTCTTAGATGTttcacaagatttgatttctggaTAAAATGTTTCCCGCATTCTGAGGATAAAATGGATTCTCTCTTGTGTGACTTCTTAGATGTTTTATAAGCAATGATTTCACaccaaaacacttcccacattcagaacacaaaaatggcttctctcctgtgtgagttttctgatgggcaacaagatttgatttctgaccaaaacatttcccgcattcaagacatgaaaatggcttttcccctgtgtgacttcttagATGTTTGTTAAGAATTGATCTCAccctaaaacacttcccacattcaggacacataaatggcttctctcctgtgtgagttttctgatgggcaacaagatttgatttctgactaaagcactttccacattcaagacatgaaaatggcttctcccctgtatgagttctctgatgccgaaaaaaacatgtttgactGTTAAAGCATTTATGACATTGTGAacaggaaaatggcttctcctctAAGTGGACTCTTTCCTGTTCTACAACATGTGATTTCTGGCTAAAAGGTTTCACAGATTCTAAAgctgaaaatggcttctctactGTATGACTTCTTAGATGTTCTAAAAGCATTGATTTCACACCAAAATACTTACCACATTCAAGACACATACATGACTTTTCCCGTgagtgagttctctgatgtctaacaagatttgatctctgactaaaacatttcccacattctgtacataaaaaaggcttctcccctgtgtgaattctttgatgttgcATAAGCAATGACTTCACatcaaaacacttcccacattcagaacacacaaatggtttctctcctgtgtgagttctctgatgtgtaacaagatttgatttccgaCTAAAGCATTTCCCGCATTCaacacatgaaaatggcttctcccctgtgtgagttctctgatgccgaaaaaaatttgattgacTGTTGAAGCATTTCCCGCATTCaacacatgaaaatggcttctcccctgtgtgagttttctTATGTCTACAAAGATCTGATTTCTGTCTAAAACTTTTCCCACAATCTGAACACGGAAATGGCTTCAATCTTTTGTGAGCTCTCCGATGATAAAGAAGAGATGATTGCTGATGAAAacctttcccacattcaggacatgaatatggcttgtctcctgtgtgagttctctgatgtttaacaagaataGATGTCATGctaaaagattttccacattctgagcatgaaaatgattTGCTATCTCTGTGATTTCTCTTATGCAAAAAAAGATtagatttcttttttaaatttttctcacAAGAAAAAACTTTCCCACATTTCTGTTTAGTTCTTGTTTTACCAATCAGCTTAAATGAAGGTTTTTTGTGACCAGCGGTTTCAGTGGCTAGATCTCTGCTGAGAAGGACTGAGGGTACATTAGGAGTTATTAAATCATCTTGTGTGGTATTGTTATCTTCTGCTTCATGATGGGAAGATAAATGGAGATGTCCATAGGAGTCGCTCATCCCGTCttccactggaaaaaaaaactaaattgtaTTAGTTTCCCAGCTTTATTGAGACAATTGCAAGCCAGGAAATGTGATCACTACCATCTTCAATAACCTGTAGAATCCCCTGCATAAACACACTGATGTAAACTTTTCCCCACCACATATTGGTGCAACGTGTCATTCTAAAACCACTGGTTGACTTGTTTCAGGATTGAGGGATCTCCTATCACTGGCGATCCCTTTGCCCTTTTTGTCAGAAATAGGTGAGGCTCATCTATTCTCAGACCCAGGATTCCTTCAGGATCAAGATCTAACTCCTGTGATCTTGGCTGCCTGGCCCTCCTTGGCAACTTCCTTCTTAGCTGGATCTCATCACCAGAAATTCTTTGGCCTCCTTGCATCTGGAAAActgccccccccctctttcccatTCATCTGCTACCCTTCTGGGCTTCCTGCAACATCTCCTGTGATGCTGGCCTGTACTGATCAAGGCATTGTTTAGTAAAAGTACTTTACACGTTTACTTTTTTTGCAGAGCCGCCCTCTTGTCTAAGAGGTTCACCTATTTTAAATTGCATTTGATGGGTCTTACAAGTACTTTCATCTCAGCAGGTTTGGTTTGGTTTTATCAGTTTTTACCAGCTAATTTGCAAGTGTCCTCCTCCCCTTATTTCTCTTATCATCATTAGATGCCTTCACTTTTCCAGTTATTATTTCAATGGCTATTTACCCTTCATCTTTAGGACCAAGCCCTAATCTGACTGAATGCTCACATCCTGTACTACTGATCTCCCCTGCAAGGTGGGAACCTGTCTGCGAGGGAATATGGACAACCGGAGCACTCTGACTCGAGAAGGACCCCATGGGTCCACATACCACAGGTTCTTTCATATTATGTGACCATTATACTGAATCAGCATTTAACTTCCAATAATTTTTGTGTTTGTGATTTTATCTGTTCACATTGTGTCACATTTTACCGGTGCCAATGACGATGATGGGGTATTATGGCATTAAATTAATTATATCTTTAATGATCATGAAGAGGCGGTTTCTCTGAACTTCCTATCAATTAGCCTATTAGCAAAGACATTTACAATCAAAAAAGATTGATGAAAGGCTCTTACCATTCACAGACACTGAGATGGGTTTTTCATTTTCACTCGTCGTTTCACCAGAACTTTCCTGCAAGATGAAAGACATGAGAAAAATATACCCCGCTGCTAGTTTTTCTTATGTCCAGGTGAAAATGAAACACTTCTACAAGACATgaattagagataagtgaatttcttgaaattagtttcGGGTCTAATTCGAGCGAAGCACTCCAAGAATTCAATTTGGATCCGAATCGATTCTACTTCAAATACAAGTTCTCTAATTGGCCTGAAACCTGGCATACCACACTCTAAGAtctcctaggactcatatttttttctcttttgtttcttttatattttttttctctcccttccCCCTTTTAGGCCCTTTAATATTAAATAATATCAGAATGACACTGATATCTATAGCTCTGGGTAAATGCATTATtgactgtgttaaaaaacagcctgtttaaaaagaCAGTCTGCCGTTACATgcgttatgctttttaaaattaaaaacattcCAATAATTGTCCCATATTGGAGGCAGATGCCTTCCCAAAAATTATCCCTTATTTGGAGCAGCAGTGCAATGAGAAACCTCAAAAAAAggcaggcaatgtgtagccatttaggggtagtagtaatggCACCAAGCGGAGCAGCAgctgcagtacagtatggaacaccaTGAACAGGCAGGCAGTCACATCACTGGCTGATCATAAATAgccagcaatggcagatctatgcATTGTCATCTGCTGGAAATGTATGAAAGTGCCTGAATTATTTTGACAAAGCTAAAGTTTTGCAAACTCGTAGGACAAAATAGCAAACTTGGCCATTtccagccactgttccaatctgcatTCCCAGAAGTCCATAGCATCTGGAAGCAGGGTGTGTGCCAGATAAAGGGCATAGTCCAGGTACAACTGAACCTAGCTGTTCAGACAGTGCATGTCCTTTTACTGATGTGCATCAGGTTGGAGCAGAAGCTTCTACTACTTGTTGTAGCAGAGACAGCGGGAGAGTGTGGACTAAAATGTTGGTGAAGGAATGGAACTGCACTGCAATTTCCACAACTAAGTGGTACGGCAGcaactgcactgccagcaacttggccacgtGGGAGTTCGGCTTGAACATAAGCTAATTGCTGTTTGCAAATAGTCTTCCCATGGCCGCAAATTCTgttatctacagtcatgtgaaaaaattaggacacccgttgaaagcatgtggttttttgtaacatttttaataaaaggttatttcatctccgtttcaacaatacagagagattaaagtaatccgactaaacaaagaaaactgaagaaaagtcttttcaagatcttctgtaaatgtcattctacaaaaatgcctattctaactgaggaaaaagataggacaccctcacatgtattccctcttaaattggctcagatctcacacaggtatatcacaccaggtgcacataattagtagatcgttactctgcatgttgaatgaggcttgccctatttaaacctcagacatttagtttggtgtgctcctgactgttgaagtgagagtgagcaccatggtgagagcaaaagagctgtcagaggacttcagaaaaaagattgtagcagcctatgagtctgggaagggatttaaaaagatctcaaaagattttgaaatcagccattccactgtccggaagatagtctacaagtggagggctttcaaaacaactgccaacatgcccaggactggtcgccccagcaagttcaccccaagagcagaccgcaagatcctaaaagaggtctccaaaaaccctaaagtgtcatctcgagaactacagcaggctctggctactgttgatgtagaagtacatgcctctacaatcagaaagagactgtacaagtttaacttgcatgggaggtgtgcaaggaggaaacctttgctttccaagagaaacatcgaggccagactgacatttgccaaagataaagttgacaaagaccaggacttctggaataatgttctttggacagatgagtccaaaattgaattatttggacacaacagcagaggacatgtttggcgtaaaccaaacacagcattccaagaaaagaacctcataccaactgtgaagcatggaggtggaagtgtcatggtttggggctgctttgctgcagcaggacctggtcagctcaccatcatagaatccacgatgaattctactgtgtatcagaaggtgcttgaagaacatgtgagaccatcagttagaaaattaaagctgaagcggaactggaccatgcaacatgacaatgacccaaaacatactagtaaatcaaccaaagattggctgaaaaagaagaaacggagagtcctggaatggccaagtcaaagtccagatttgaatcccattgagatgctgtggggtgacttgaaaagggctgtacgtgcaagaaacccctcaaacatctcacagctgaaaaagttctgcattgaggagtggggtaaaatttcctcagaccgatgtcgaagactggtagatggctacaagaaccgtctcactgcagttatttcagccaaaggaggtaacactcgctattaggggcaagggtgtcctatctttttcctcagttagaataggcatttttgcagaatgacatttacagaagatcttgaaaagacttttcttcagttttctttgtttagtcggattactttaatctctctgtattgttgaaacggagatgaaataaccttttattaaaaatgttacaaaaaaccacatgctttcaaagggtgtcctaattttttcacatgactgtatgtctcaTGATGGAATCGAAGACAAGGAGAAGAAGCTGATGATGATAATGCCACTGTACTGCTTGGGGATGTGGCCTGTTTGTCACAAAGaagactgggagaaggaggacagactttATTGAATGCTGggcagttctattttcccactggATTTAGTGATGCcgtctcatgtgctgcaatagagctctGTTGCCAATGCTTGTGTTTGAATGTCAATGacatattttaatcctgcagatcagtTTTGTGTGTtggccttgtggagaaaaacagCCAAACATGAGTTACTCGCACAGAGCTAGCAGCAGCCAAACTTGTTTTCAGTAGCATCACCAGTTCCCGAGCTCATCAAAATAGAAGTATATCTGGCCCTGGCAGTTTTTGAGGTTTTGGCCACTCTTTGCCACTCATTGCCTCAATTTTTTATTGCTGCCACGCCATCACCCTTCTCCTCTGgtgctgcctcctcctcagcacacTAATCTGGTTACcatgtcctgtccaacacacaatcatcattatCATAGTCCCAACCTTCACGGTCACTTTTACAGAAAGTTATATGTCATCGTGGGATCCTTGGCCCTCCACCGATTCCCTGCTCTGGGTTTGTCCCAAGTCACACCGTCGCTACTATTGTTGTTACCGTCACCACTGTGGGTTCaaatgccactactactactaccaccaccaccaccacagctatGCATTGGGTCCTCTTTCTCTGCTTGAACCTCTTTCTCATGGCAGTCCTAACTCTGGCACTTCTCACACAAGTCATTAACAGGAAGACTATTTGGATTATCTTCCACAGCACATGGAGTTTTGTTGCCTCTTATTAAACAAGAAGGTCCCTCATTAGAAGAGCGCAATTAGGAGACATAGATGATGAAAAGCTTCTCTGGCGCCACAAGGAggagagcaggaggaatgctgtgactcTTGGCTCAATGGCACAttgtcagactcagaggtgaaAATTGACATcagcctgctgtgactgagaggaggagtgagccatccaatccacaatctcatcctatcTTTGTCCTCTATAATAATCTGTCACCTACTGGAAGCAAGGGAGAACTGTggtctgctactactactactagtagACGGGCGGCTGGTGCTGCTAAtgctgtttgcactactacaGCCAGCCACATTCTGAATCATAGATAACGAGGCGCGGGtagtggaagtgctcattagtacagaaggccCCGGGAGTGGGAAGTATGGTGCTAAGTATTACATACCGCACCCTGGTCCTCTTCTCCCGGCATCAGCTCTGCATTCTGTTCTGACACAGGTTTCAGGATACAGTGTGCGGCACGCGATATGACCTGACACTGACATCAGGACACAGTGCAGCGCCAGTGCCCGGATACAGTGCTGAACTAAGAGCGGTGGTACCTGGAGGAGGAGAGGTGAGGTATTtttgtctggtctgaggtctgcattTAGGGGACCAAGAGGTGAGGTGGGAGATATAGGTGTGACAGGGGTCTGCATTATTCAGGAATCTGATATacggtctgtataaatttgggttctgatttggggtctgtataAGTATGGGATGTGTACTAATtgtggggtctgatttggggtctgtattaatttcAGGATCTGTCTGGAGGTATGCattagttttggggttgcccaatcatgtaaaatatatattttaaaaattaacccctccatcactccgtgtgctgtccgcatccgttgctccgttccgaggcccccccacccaaaaaatatagcatgtcctattcttgtctgttttgcggacaagaataggcatgtctacaatgtgccgcccgttccgcaaattgcggaaggcacactggtggcttccgtttttagcggatctgcggtttgcggaccgcaaaaaacagcacggttgtgtgcatgtagcctaatagtaACAG
The genomic region above belongs to Bufo gargarizans isolate SCDJY-AF-19 chromosome 4, ASM1485885v1, whole genome shotgun sequence and contains:
- the LOC122934771 gene encoding gastrula zinc finger protein XlCGF26.1-like, yielding MEEWEYLEGHKDLYKDIMMENHQSLTSPDGSSQRNAPERCPSPQYSQDCPEEKPNIPLDHQESSGETTSENEKPISVSVNVEDGMSDSYGHLHLSSHHEAEDNNTTQDDLITPNVPSVLLSRDLATETAGHKKPSFKLIGKTRTKQKCGKVFSCEKNLKKKSNLFLHKRNHRDSKSFSCSECGKSFSMTSILVKHQRTHTGDKPYSCPECGKGFHQQSSLLYHRRAHKRLKPFPCSDCGKSFRQKSDLCRHKKTHTGEKPFSCVECGKCFNSQSNFFRHQRTHTGEKPFSCVECGKCFSRKSNLVTHQRTHTGEKPFVCSECGKCFDVKSLLMQHQRIHTGEKPFLCTECGKCFSQRSNLVRHQRTHSREKSCMCLECGKYFGVKSMLLEHLRSHTVEKPFSALESVKPFSQKSHVVEQERVHLEEKPFSCSQCHKCFNSQTCFFRHQRTHTGEKPFSCLECGKCFSQKSNLVAHQKTHTGEKPFMCPECGKCFRVRSILNKHLRSHTGEKPFSCLECGKCFGQKSNLVAHQKTHTGEKPFLCSECGKCFGVKSLLIKHLRSHTRENPFYPQNAGNILSRNQIL